The Punica granatum isolate Tunisia-2019 chromosome 4, ASM765513v2, whole genome shotgun sequence genome has a window encoding:
- the LOC116205040 gene encoding heavy metal-associated isoprenylated plant protein 21-like, translated as MGALDYLSNFCTVTSTRSKRKPMQTVEIKVKMDCDGCERRVRNAVSSMKGVKKVEINRKQSQVTVSGHVDPNKVLKRVKKLGKRAEFWPYIPQHLVYFPHASQAYDKRAPAGYVKNVTEGFPSSVPPEHERLVSMFSDENVNACSVM; from the exons ATGGGGGCTCTTGATTACCTCTCCAACTTTTGCACTGTCACCAGCACAAGAAGCAAACGCAAGCCAATGCAG ACAGTGGAGATCAAAGTTAAGATGGACTGTGATGGGTGTGAGAGACGAGTCCGGAATGCTGTTTCCTCCATGAAAG GTGTGAAGAAGGTGGAGATCAACCGGAAGCAGAGCCAGGTGACCGTGAGCGGGCATGTGGACCCGAACAAGGTGCTGAAGAGGGTGAAGAAGTTGGGCAAGCGAGCAGAGTTTTGGCCTTACATCCCGCAGCACTTGGTCTACTTCCCTCATGCGTCCCAGGCCTATGACAAGAGGGCTCCCGCCGGATACGTCAAGAATGTGACGGAGGGCTTCCCTAGCTCCGTCCCTCCCGAGCATGAGCGCCTTGTATCAATGTTCAGCGACGAGAACGTGAATGCTTGCTCTGTCATGTGA
- the LOC116205042 gene encoding putative E3 ubiquitin-protein ligase SINA-like 6, which yields MAKFSVGGEDLGAGPSSGGRQKRRRTDLQTPAFPGPGQTSGLGAVGGEGAAINGGRVGGGAEFSSDSESEQEAEELVSEEDEEDESDDEEEEEEEEAEAEGEESGDDEEEAEEQHKRAEEQRAVPASDRSVTFTLTDSDILDCAICYEPLRSPVFQCENGHVACTSCCVKMANKCPSCLMPIGYNRCRALEKVLESVRLTCKFSTYGCKETISYHQRQEHEKSCPHVPCYCPLNCTFIGSSKQLSRHFSFEHPGSGTSFRFNASKSICLRFDTKFHVLQEEIEDVLFLLTNGMDPLGNKITISCIGPSSKGDYLYDLVARYEQSYLKLQTFTRSIQGPFKVHQLCPYLMVPKGFFNSAVTMRLEFLIRDYRTRI from the exons ATGGCGAAATTCTCGGTAGGTGGGGAAGACCTCGGGGCGGGACCCAGCAGCGGCGGCAGACAGAAGAGGAGACGCACTGATCTTCAGACGCCTGCCTTCCCTGGCCCCGGCCAAACTAGCGGCCTTGGGGCGGTCGGAGGCGAGGGAGCCGCTATTAACGGCGGACGTGTAGGGGGAGGAGCAGAGTTTTCCTCCGACTCAGAGAGCGAGCAGGAAGCTGAAGAGTTGGTCAGCGAGGAGGACGAAGAGGACGAGTcggatgatgaagaagaagaagaagaagaagaagcagaagcagaAGGAGAAGAATCAGGAgacgatgaagaagaagcagaagaacAACATAAACGAGCAGAGGAACAGAGAGCAGTTCCTGCCTCGGATAGATCCGTCACTTTTACCCTAACAGACTCGGATATTCTTGATTGCGCCATTTGTTACGAGCCCCTGAGGAGCCCTGTCTTTCAG TGCGAGAATGGCCATGTAGCATGCACTTCATGCTGTGTCAAGATGGCGAACAAGTGCCCCTCATGCTTAATGCCTATCGGTTACAATCGGTGCCGGGCCCTCGAGAAGGTCCTTGAGTCGGTCCGACTGACCTGCAAGTTCTCCACCTATGGTTGTAAGGAAACCATCAGCTACCACCAGAGGCAGGAGCACGAGAAGTCATGCCCCCATGTCCCGTGCTATTGCCCTCTCAACTGCACCTTTATTGGGTCCTCCAAGCAATTATCACGTCACTTCAGCTTCGAGCACCCGGGCTCCGGCACGAGCTTCCGCTTCAATGCATCCAAGTCGATATGTCTTAGGTTCGACACCAAGTTCCATGTTCTACAGGAAGAGATCGAGGACGTGCTCTTCCTCTTAACCAATGGGATGGATCCACTTGGGAACAAGATCACAATCAGTTGCATCGGCCCTTCTTCGAAAGGCGATTATCTCTACGATCTTGTTGCCAGATATGAGCAGAGTTATCTCAAGTTGCAGACCTTCACAAGGAGCATCCAGGGACCATTCAAAGTTCACCAGCTATGCCCATATCTTATGGTACCAAAAGGGTTCTTCAACAGTGCAGTGACGATGAGGCTGGAGTTTTTGATCCGCGACTATCGCACAAGGATCTAA